The following proteins are co-located in the Candidatus Accumulibacter cognatus genome:
- a CDS encoding class I SAM-dependent methyltransferase, whose amino-acid sequence MLEDYRYWKDLDYTPASRDVVPASLAGRVHAGQRALDVGCHHGAASFFMASIGLRVLGIDINPRAVEVARRQRPMSTAGRWPEFVVADFLADRFAEPASFDVVVLNRFLTCLPAFPDWQSGLERAQDLLVDGGVIYVNDFLLMPACDHNRSRYVQGHASGGRWGNFAVFDEQEQASFVAHHHSAQELRRIAAPYRLACLRRYSTRSRNGYPSRMFELIGVLEARPLRIG is encoded by the coding sequence ATGTTGGAAGACTACCGTTACTGGAAGGATCTGGACTACACCCCGGCGAGCCGCGATGTCGTGCCCGCTTCTTTGGCCGGGCGAGTCCATGCCGGGCAACGGGCGCTGGACGTTGGCTGTCATCACGGCGCGGCGAGCTTCTTCATGGCGTCGATCGGTTTGCGGGTGCTGGGTATCGATATCAATCCGCGGGCCGTCGAAGTGGCCCGGCGGCAAAGACCAATGAGCACAGCCGGGCGTTGGCCCGAGTTCGTCGTTGCCGACTTTCTGGCCGATCGCTTTGCCGAGCCGGCGAGCTTCGACGTCGTCGTCCTTAACCGCTTTCTCACCTGCCTGCCGGCGTTTCCGGATTGGCAAAGCGGCCTCGAACGGGCACAGGATCTCCTGGTCGATGGAGGAGTCATCTACGTCAATGATTTTCTCCTCATGCCGGCGTGTGATCACAATCGCAGCCGGTACGTGCAGGGCCATGCGAGCGGAGGGCGCTGGGGCAACTTCGCGGTCTTCGATGAACAGGAGCAGGCCAGCTTTGTTGCTCATCACCACAGCGCGCAGGAACTGCGACGGATCGCAGCACCCTATCGGCTGGCCTGTCTGCGGCGCTACTCGACGCGCTCACGGAACGGATACCCGAGCCGGATGTTCGAACTGATCGGCGTGCTGGAAGCACGTCCGCTCCGGATCGGCTGA